A part of Alkalinema sp. FACHB-956 genomic DNA contains:
- a CDS encoding sodium-dependent bicarbonate transport family permease, protein MDLSLVASNFLNPPVLFFFLGMLAVFVKSDLEIPQPIPKFFSLYLLIAIGFKGGVELANSGISQDVLLTVLAAVFMSCAVPVYTYFILRLKLDAYNASAIAATYGAISAVTFITANAFLDQLQIPSDGYMVAALALMESPAIIVGLILVQIFAAKREDDQAISWGEVLQESFLNGSVFLLFGSIAIGLLTGEHGYEKVKPFIGDMFYGALMFFLLDMGLIAAKRIQDLKKTGVFLISFSILIPILNAILGSGIAYLIHMSKGDALLFAVLCASASYIAVPAAMRMSVPEANPSLYISTALAVTFPFNIIFGIPLYLYGINLFWPI, encoded by the coding sequence ATGGATCTCAGTCTGGTTGCGTCAAATTTCTTGAATCCGCCAGTTTTATTCTTCTTTTTAGGAATGCTGGCGGTTTTCGTCAAATCGGATCTGGAGATTCCCCAACCGATTCCCAAGTTCTTCTCCCTCTATCTCCTCATCGCGATCGGCTTTAAGGGCGGCGTTGAGTTAGCCAATAGCGGCATCAGCCAGGATGTGCTTCTGACCGTACTCGCAGCCGTTTTCATGTCCTGCGCAGTCCCGGTCTATACCTACTTCATCCTACGCCTGAAGTTAGATGCCTACAATGCCTCCGCGATCGCGGCCACCTATGGAGCCATCAGCGCCGTTACATTTATTACCGCCAATGCCTTTCTAGATCAATTGCAAATCCCCTCCGACGGCTATATGGTAGCGGCGCTGGCCTTGATGGAATCCCCCGCAATCATTGTCGGCTTGATTTTGGTGCAGATTTTTGCAGCCAAACGGGAAGATGACCAAGCCATTAGTTGGGGCGAGGTGCTTCAGGAATCGTTTCTGAATGGCTCTGTATTTTTGCTGTTTGGCAGTATCGCGATCGGCCTACTCACCGGAGAACATGGCTATGAGAAAGTGAAACCCTTCATCGGGGATATGTTCTACGGCGCGTTGATGTTCTTTCTCTTAGACATGGGCTTAATTGCTGCTAAGCGGATTCAAGATCTCAAAAAAACGGGTGTTTTTCTAATTTCGTTTTCAATTCTGATTCCGATTCTCAATGCCATCCTCGGAAGTGGAATTGCTTACCTCATTCATATGTCCAAAGGTGATGCGCTTCTCTTTGCTGTCCTGTGTGCAAGTGCGTCCTATATTGCGGTTCCTGCTGCCATGCGTATGTCCGTCCCAGAAGCGAATCCAAGTCTTTATATCTCCACTGCTCTAGCCGTAACTTTCCCGTTTAACATTATCTTTGGAATTCCCCTCTATCTCTACGGAATCAATCTGTTCTGGCCGATTTGA
- the trmFO gene encoding FADH(2)-oxidizing methylenetetrahydrofolate--tRNA-(uracil(54)-C(5))-methyltransferase TrmFO — protein MTTQFPGQLFPEQPSPVHVIGGGLAGTEAAWQIAQAGVPVILHEMRPLQKSPAHHSEHLAELVCSNSFGAQATDRASGLLHEELRRLGSIVIAKADEHQVPAGGALAVDRGIFSEDLTRTLAQHPLIELRREAVDTIPSEGVVVLTTGPLTTDALAADLHRFTGMEYMSFFDAASPIVVGESINFDVAFLASRYDRGEAAYLNCPMNREQYLAFWTALCQAEQAELKDFERETAKFFEACLPIEEMAQRGEDTMRYGPLKPVGLFDARLGDFRDPENKSKRPYAVVQLRQEDKAGQLWNMVGFQTNLRWGEQARVFRMIPGLENAEFVRMGVMHRNTFINSPELLEATLQFKQRATLLAAGQLSGTEGYTAATAGGWLAGTNAARVALGRDPLVLPTTTMMGALFDFISSASPKHFQPMPPNFGILPTLPQKIRNKQERYGVYRDRSFADLQAWMREHQIVPAQCELDSLSA, from the coding sequence ATGACAACGCAATTCCCCGGACAGCTATTCCCTGAACAGCCATCTCCTGTCCATGTGATTGGGGGCGGACTGGCTGGCACCGAAGCGGCTTGGCAAATCGCCCAGGCTGGGGTTCCCGTCATTTTGCATGAGATGCGCCCCTTGCAAAAAAGTCCCGCTCACCATAGCGAGCATCTGGCCGAACTGGTTTGCAGCAACTCCTTTGGGGCTCAGGCCACCGATCGCGCGTCGGGGTTGCTCCACGAAGAATTGCGGCGGTTGGGGTCGATCGTCATTGCCAAAGCGGATGAACACCAGGTTCCAGCGGGGGGAGCCTTGGCCGTCGATCGGGGAATATTCAGCGAAGATTTAACCCGCACCTTGGCCCAGCATCCCCTGATCGAACTACGCCGTGAAGCTGTGGATACCATTCCCTCGGAGGGCGTGGTCGTCCTGACGACGGGGCCATTAACCACCGATGCGCTGGCGGCGGATCTGCATCGCTTCACGGGCATGGAATACATGAGTTTCTTTGATGCGGCCAGCCCAATCGTGGTGGGGGAATCGATTAACTTTGACGTTGCATTTTTGGCTTCGCGCTACGATCGGGGGGAAGCGGCCTATCTGAACTGTCCCATGAACCGGGAGCAGTACCTTGCCTTTTGGACAGCCCTCTGTCAAGCAGAACAGGCGGAACTGAAGGACTTTGAACGGGAAACGGCCAAGTTTTTTGAAGCTTGTTTACCGATCGAAGAAATGGCGCAACGGGGAGAAGATACGATGCGTTACGGCCCGCTCAAGCCCGTGGGGTTGTTTGATGCGCGGCTAGGGGATTTTCGCGATCCGGAAAATAAATCGAAGCGACCCTATGCCGTGGTGCAATTGCGCCAGGAAGATAAGGCGGGGCAGTTGTGGAATATGGTGGGCTTCCAAACGAATCTGCGCTGGGGGGAACAAGCTCGGGTGTTTCGCATGATTCCCGGTTTAGAGAATGCAGAATTTGTCCGCATGGGCGTCATGCATCGCAACACGTTTATTAATTCACCGGAATTGCTGGAAGCAACGCTGCAATTTAAGCAGCGGGCAACGCTCTTGGCAGCGGGACAACTGAGCGGAACCGAAGGCTACACCGCAGCCACGGCGGGAGGCTGGCTGGCGGGAACCAATGCGGCACGGGTTGCCCTCGGACGGGATCCCTTGGTTTTACCGACCACAACCATGATGGGTGCATTATTTGACTTTATTAGTTCCGCTTCGCCGAAGCATTTCCAACCGATGCCGCCAAATTTTGGCATTCTGCCGACCTTGCCTCAAAAGATCCGCAATAAGCAGGAGCGCTATGGGGTTTATCGCGATCGATCTTTTGCGGATCTACAGGCTTGGATGCGAGAGCATCAAATCGTTCCAGCCCAGTGCGAGCTGGATTCGCTATCCGCCTAA
- a CDS encoding DUF4333 domain-containing protein, whose product MVSRQKASFFPVRFSLTGLLGLLAGSLVGCNAPLDVAQVEKTIQQKLVQQGAGSVKAVICPEGLQSKEGQTFTCTAMFESGNGADMEVRQTDREGQVSWEIPSVKGLVNLAQVHQVIQEGLKADLGEVTVDCGAITPYRTVNPGDQFDCTVTRQSQAQTPELAASELPSAPQSAASPKNLQNDRSIKEPEKVAVTIAPSGDINWQRLLSPMTPQAQGNQPKETKETKSTPDSSTATQAPDRATTATPPSQVIIPETPEDYDS is encoded by the coding sequence ATGGTTTCCCGTCAAAAAGCAAGTTTTTTCCCAGTCAGGTTCAGTCTCACGGGCCTTCTAGGTCTATTGGCTGGGAGCTTGGTCGGTTGCAATGCACCCTTAGATGTTGCACAAGTGGAAAAAACAATTCAACAAAAGTTAGTGCAACAGGGGGCTGGGTCGGTCAAGGCGGTTATTTGTCCAGAAGGGCTGCAATCCAAGGAGGGGCAGACATTTACTTGTACTGCGATGTTTGAATCGGGGAATGGGGCCGATATGGAAGTACGCCAAACCGATCGGGAGGGTCAAGTCAGTTGGGAAATTCCCAGTGTGAAAGGTTTGGTGAATCTTGCCCAAGTCCACCAGGTAATCCAGGAGGGATTGAAAGCAGATCTGGGCGAGGTCACAGTGGACTGCGGTGCAATTACGCCCTATCGAACCGTCAATCCTGGCGATCAATTTGATTGCACCGTGACGCGCCAGTCCCAAGCCCAAACGCCAGAGCTAGCTGCTTCTGAGCTTCCTAGCGCTCCCCAGTCAGCCGCTTCGCCCAAAAATCTGCAAAACGATCGATCGATCAAAGAACCGGAGAAAGTAGCAGTGACGATCGCGCCTTCTGGTGATATCAACTGGCAACGGTTGCTTTCCCCAATGACTCCCCAAGCGCAGGGCAATCAACCCAAAGAGACAAAAGAGACAAAGTCTACGCCTGACAGTTCTACGGCTACCCAGGCCCCCGATCGGGCGACAACGGCTACTCCCCCTAGCCAAGTCATCATTCCAGAAACCCCAGAAGATTATGATTCCTAG
- a CDS encoding hydantoinase B/oxoprolinase family protein: protein MQASNKNQAKSQPQWRFGIDRGGTFTDIVAQRPDGTIVLHKLLSENPERYDDAAIQGIRELMGIPDGEPLPADRIAAVKMGTTIATNALLERKGDRTVLLITQGFRDALRIGYQHRPNIFAQQIVLPEMLYERVIEVQERHSAQGEVLQPLQLDDALIQSLQSAYDAGIHSCAIAFLHGYRYPAHEQQVADLARRLGFTQISVSHEVSPLMKLVSRGDTTVVDAYLSPILRRYVDRVAAQLDHQENSESNPQSPKLMFMQSNGGLVDAHRFQGKDSILSGPAGGIVGAVKTSAMAGFDRIIGFDMGGTSTDVSHFNGEYERTLDTEVAGVRLRAPMMAIHTVAAGGGSILQFDGARYRVGPESAGANPGPACYRRGGPLTVTDCNVMVGKLQAAFFPAVFGRSGDLPLDAEIVQQRFQALAADIQATTGDRRTPEQVAAGFLAIAIDKMANAIKKISIQRGYDVSEYMLCCFGGAGGQHACLIAEALGMRQILIHPYAGVLSAYGMGLADWRMLKEQAIELPLEPAVIPQLDTALNELGITGRAEMEAQGIDHDRIHIQPTVYLKYAGTDSTIGATWSELAEMRHQFEQRYQQRYGFTMPDKALIAEAVAVEIIGQTDLPTEPQLPRQPDRSLTPIATVKLYTRDRWWQTPVYSRSDLQPGDRIPGPALIIEPTGTNVIEPGWSAELTDRNHLLLQQVTEISDRPISNLVSQTTDYATPDPVLLEIFNNLVRAIAEEMGITLQNTSYSVNIKERLDFSCAIFDKQGQLVANAPHIPVHLGSMSESVRSLIDAKGSILQPGDVYISNNPYNGGTHLPDITVITPVFLEPSSQPTFYVASRGHHADIGGITPGSMPPHSRTIAEEGILLDNFCLVAQGKFREAELLELLNSGVYPVRNAGQNLADLRAQIAANERGVQELRRMVAHYGLATVQAYMQHVQNNAEAAVRRVIEQLQDGAFSYEMDDGCVIRVKVTIDHANRNACIDFTGTSPQQATNLNAPLAICKAVVLYVFRTLVEDEIPLNAGCLKPLDIRVPAGCLLNPTYPAAVVAGNVETSQAIANALYGALQVMAASQGTMNNFTFGNDRYQYYETICGGSGAGPTFDGTDAVQTHMTNSRLTDPEVLEWRFPVLVQEFALRPHSGGLGHHTGGNGVIRRIQFREAMTAAILSGHRRVPPFGLNGGQPGAIGRNIVQRQDGSIELLGSKAEVEMQPGDSFVIETPGGGGWG, encoded by the coding sequence ATGCAAGCATCAAACAAAAATCAGGCTAAATCCCAACCACAATGGCGGTTTGGTATCGATCGGGGGGGCACGTTTACTGACATTGTTGCCCAACGACCCGATGGCACGATCGTGCTGCACAAGCTACTATCCGAAAATCCTGAACGCTACGACGATGCCGCCATTCAAGGAATTCGCGAACTGATGGGGATTCCCGATGGCGAACCCCTCCCCGCCGATCGCATCGCTGCGGTGAAAATGGGAACAACCATAGCCACCAATGCATTACTGGAACGCAAGGGCGATCGCACCGTTTTACTCATCACCCAAGGTTTTCGGGATGCGCTGCGGATTGGCTATCAGCATCGGCCCAACATTTTTGCCCAGCAGATTGTTTTGCCGGAAATGCTGTACGAACGGGTGATTGAAGTTCAAGAACGCCACAGTGCCCAGGGTGAAGTTCTGCAACCCTTGCAATTGGACGACGCCTTGATTCAGTCCCTGCAATCCGCCTACGACGCTGGCATTCATTCTTGCGCGATCGCCTTTCTCCATGGCTATCGCTACCCCGCCCATGAACAGCAAGTCGCGGACTTGGCACGACGGCTGGGATTTACCCAAATCTCGGTGTCCCACGAGGTCAGTCCTCTAATGAAACTGGTCAGCCGAGGCGACACGACCGTTGTGGATGCTTACCTCTCTCCGATTCTGCGGCGTTACGTCGATCGGGTCGCCGCACAATTAGACCATCAAGAGAACAGCGAATCCAACCCGCAATCCCCCAAACTCATGTTTATGCAGTCCAACGGGGGACTCGTAGACGCCCACCGCTTTCAAGGTAAGGACAGCATTCTCTCCGGGCCTGCGGGGGGCATTGTCGGCGCGGTAAAAACCAGTGCCATGGCCGGGTTCGATCGCATCATTGGCTTTGACATGGGCGGCACTTCAACGGATGTCTCCCACTTCAATGGCGAGTACGAGCGCACCCTGGATACGGAAGTAGCGGGAGTCCGACTGCGGGCACCCATGATGGCGATTCACACCGTGGCAGCGGGGGGCGGTTCCATCCTGCAATTTGATGGGGCGCGGTATCGCGTTGGCCCGGAGTCGGCGGGGGCGAATCCTGGGCCTGCTTGCTACCGTCGGGGCGGGCCGCTGACGGTCACGGACTGCAATGTCATGGTAGGCAAGTTACAAGCGGCCTTTTTCCCAGCGGTGTTTGGCCGATCGGGAGATTTGCCCTTAGATGCGGAAATTGTCCAGCAACGGTTTCAGGCACTCGCCGCAGACATTCAAGCCACAACGGGCGATCGGCGCACTCCGGAACAGGTAGCAGCGGGGTTTCTTGCCATCGCGATCGATAAAATGGCCAATGCAATCAAAAAGATTTCCATTCAGCGGGGCTACGACGTGAGTGAATACATGCTCTGTTGCTTTGGGGGAGCGGGAGGTCAGCACGCTTGTCTGATTGCTGAAGCCTTGGGAATGCGGCAAATCCTCATTCATCCCTACGCCGGGGTGTTGTCCGCCTATGGCATGGGCTTAGCAGATTGGCGAATGCTGAAGGAACAGGCGATCGAATTACCTTTAGAACCGGCTGTAATTCCCCAATTAGACACAGCATTAAACGAGTTAGGCATCACTGGCCGCGCAGAAATGGAAGCCCAAGGCATTGATCACGATCGCATCCACATTCAGCCAACAGTCTATCTGAAATATGCGGGAACGGATTCTACGATCGGTGCGACCTGGAGTGAACTCGCAGAAATGCGCCATCAATTTGAGCAGCGCTACCAGCAACGCTACGGATTTACGATGCCGGATAAGGCATTAATCGCTGAAGCCGTTGCCGTGGAAATCATTGGCCAAACCGATCTTCCCACAGAACCCCAACTACCGCGCCAACCAGACCGATCGCTGACCCCGATCGCCACCGTCAAACTCTACACCCGCGATCGTTGGTGGCAAACCCCGGTCTATTCCCGATCGGACTTACAACCGGGCGATCGTATCCCTGGCCCTGCATTAATCATTGAACCCACCGGAACCAACGTCATTGAACCCGGATGGAGCGCAGAATTAACCGATCGTAACCACTTGCTACTTCAACAAGTGACTGAGATTAGCGATCGACCAATTTCTAACCTCGTTTCCCAAACCACAGATTATGCAACGCCCGATCCCGTCCTACTGGAAATCTTCAACAACCTTGTTCGCGCGATCGCCGAAGAAATGGGCATCACGCTACAAAATACCAGCTATTCCGTCAATATCAAGGAACGTCTAGACTTTTCCTGTGCCATTTTCGACAAGCAGGGTCAACTCGTCGCCAATGCACCCCATATCCCCGTCCATTTGGGTTCCATGAGCGAAAGCGTTCGCAGTTTGATTGATGCTAAAGGATCAATTCTGCAACCAGGTGATGTCTATATTTCTAACAATCCCTATAACGGTGGTACTCACTTACCTGACATCACTGTAATTACGCCTGTATTTCTCGAACCATCCTCCCAACCCACCTTTTACGTTGCCTCGCGGGGACACCATGCGGACATTGGCGGGATTACGCCAGGTTCCATGCCGCCCCACAGTCGCACGATCGCCGAAGAGGGAATCCTACTCGATAACTTTTGTTTAGTGGCCCAAGGCAAATTTCGGGAAGCAGAACTTCTGGAATTACTCAATTCCGGTGTTTATCCTGTGCGGAATGCAGGGCAAAATTTAGCGGATTTACGGGCACAAATTGCCGCCAATGAACGGGGCGTGCAGGAACTCCGGCGCATGGTGGCACACTATGGATTGGCAACGGTTCAAGCCTATATGCAGCATGTGCAAAACAATGCTGAAGCTGCCGTGCGTCGGGTGATTGAGCAATTGCAGGATGGAGCGTTCAGTTATGAAATGGATGATGGTTGTGTGATTCGAGTCAAGGTGACGATCGATCATGCCAATCGCAATGCCTGTATCGACTTCACAGGCACCTCGCCCCAACAGGCCACAAATTTAAATGCGCCGTTAGCCATTTGTAAAGCGGTGGTTCTCTACGTCTTCCGCACGTTGGTGGAAGATGAAATTCCCTTAAACGCCGGGTGCCTCAAGCCCTTGGACATCCGCGTTCCAGCAGGCTGCTTGCTCAATCCCACCTATCCCGCTGCGGTGGTGGCGGGCAATGTGGAAACCTCCCAGGCGATCGCCAATGCGTTATACGGCGCGTTGCAAGTGATGGCCGCCTCCCAGGGCACGATGAATAATTTCACCTTTGGCAACGATCGCTATCAGTATTACGAAACGATTTGTGGCGGTTCCGGTGCAGGGCCGACCTTTGATGGCACGGATGCAGTGCAAACCCACATGACCAACTCCCGTCTGACTGATCCCGAGGTGCTGGAATGGCGTTTTCCGGTACTGGTGCAGGAATTCGCCCTTCGCCCCCACAGCGGTGGCCTCGGACACCACACTGGCGGCAATGGGGTGATTCGTCGGATTCAGTTCCGTGAAGCGATGACGGCGGCCATTCTCTCCGGTCATCGTCGGGTGCCGCCCTTTGGGTTAAACGGTGGTCAACCCGGCGCGATCGGACGGAACATCGTGCAACGGCAAGATGGCTCGATCGAACTGCTGGGGAGCAAGGCTGAAGTTGAAATGCAGCCCGGAGATAGCTTTGTGATTGAAACTCCCGGTGGCGGTGGCTGGGGCTAA
- a CDS encoding response regulator transcription factor: MDASNSPYSFFPHNTAQILLIEDEESISETVALALSQEGFEVTVIRDGRMALEMIISQQGGASASTNAAPIARFDLVILDLMLPYVNGLDICRMLRREGYQTPVLMLSAKATEIDRVVGLEIGADDYLPKPFGIRELIARCRALLRRRQTPQMSPQQQPITIAEITLYPQECRVTVRGQEVNVSPKEFRLLEIFMRNPRRVWSREQLLEKVWGQDYVGDSKTVDVHIRWLREKLELDPSDPQYLITVRGFGYRLGR, encoded by the coding sequence ATGGATGCCTCGAATAGTCCATACTCGTTCTTTCCACACAATACTGCGCAAATTCTACTAATTGAAGATGAGGAGTCAATTTCTGAAACCGTTGCCCTTGCCTTAAGCCAGGAAGGGTTCGAAGTAACAGTCATACGCGATGGGCGAATGGCGTTGGAAATGATTATCTCTCAGCAGGGAGGAGCGAGTGCTTCCACCAATGCAGCACCGATCGCGCGATTTGATTTAGTTATCCTGGATCTGATGCTGCCCTATGTCAATGGTTTGGATATCTGTCGGATGCTGCGGCGGGAAGGATATCAAACGCCGGTGCTGATGCTGAGTGCAAAGGCGACGGAAATCGATCGAGTCGTCGGGCTGGAAATTGGTGCCGATGACTATTTGCCTAAGCCCTTCGGAATACGGGAATTAATCGCTCGCTGTCGGGCCTTGTTACGCCGACGGCAGACGCCCCAAATGAGTCCCCAACAGCAACCGATTACGATCGCCGAAATTACCCTCTATCCCCAGGAATGCCGAGTCACAGTCCGGGGGCAGGAGGTCAATGTCTCTCCCAAGGAGTTTCGCCTGCTGGAAATTTTCATGCGAAATCCTCGGCGAGTCTGGTCGCGGGAACAACTGTTGGAAAAGGTGTGGGGGCAGGACTATGTGGGCGACAGTAAGACGGTGGATGTGCACATTCGTTGGCTGCGGGAAAAACTAGAATTAGACCCGAGTGATCCGCAATATCTTATTACCGTGCGGGGATTTGGTTATCGCCTGGGACGCTAG
- a CDS encoding fasciclin domain-containing protein: MNRLHYTQFAKVLGLMGAGLFASPVHAMPSQSVPSTTQTSTQTPAVAAEVPAPAPTAPAPAAAPEPATIPKEVPAPGTQAAPLTPPTGDTPKTTEAPKTIVDVAGSNESFKTLTAAIQAAGLTETLASEGPFTVFAPTDAAFAALPKGTVEKLLKPENKQQLIKLLTYHVVPGIGTSETLKSGKVQSVEGRSITLKVDEQGVMVNNAKVTTTDIKAANGVIHAIDKVILPPNDRTATKAKPYTSMKKPDKATMPVVSPDAKAVPATPPAASENKP, translated from the coding sequence ATGAATCGTTTGCATTACACTCAGTTTGCTAAAGTCCTTGGTTTGATGGGTGCAGGCTTGTTCGCCAGTCCCGTTCACGCCATGCCCAGTCAAAGTGTTCCCTCAACCACCCAGACATCCACCCAGACGCCCGCAGTAGCTGCGGAAGTTCCGGCTCCAGCCCCCACGGCACCAGCTCCAGCAGCAGCCCCAGAGCCAGCTACAATTCCGAAGGAAGTTCCAGCCCCCGGCACCCAAGCAGCTCCCTTAACCCCACCGACGGGAGACACACCCAAAACCACCGAGGCTCCCAAGACGATCGTGGATGTGGCGGGTAGCAATGAATCATTCAAAACCTTAACGGCAGCCATCCAAGCAGCCGGTCTCACTGAAACGCTAGCCAGTGAAGGCCCCTTCACGGTCTTTGCACCCACCGATGCTGCCTTTGCCGCTTTACCCAAGGGCACGGTTGAAAAGTTGCTGAAACCGGAAAATAAACAGCAATTAATTAAGTTACTGACTTACCATGTAGTTCCCGGCATTGGCACTTCCGAGACATTAAAATCAGGTAAAGTACAATCTGTGGAAGGTCGTTCTATCACCCTTAAAGTAGATGAACAGGGTGTTATGGTGAACAATGCCAAGGTGACCACGACAGACATCAAGGCAGCCAATGGTGTAATTCACGCGATCGATAAGGTCATCCTGCCCCCCAACGATCGTACGGCCACTAAGGCCAAACCCTATACTTCGATGAAGAAGCCGGACAAAGCAACCATGCCCGTGGTCAGCCCAGATGCCAAGGCTGTACCTGCGACCCCACCTGCGGCTTCAGAGAATAAGCCCTAG